The stretch of DNA AAACTTCACTGATGCGGACAATCTGTTAAGTGATTCAGTTGTGGTTGACACTGTTTTAAGATTTAAAGGGCTTGAACGCCCAGCGGTGATATTGTTGGTGTTGGGAGACGAGATAGCGCGCCGTGAGTTCGCATATGTAGCAATATCTAGGGCAAAAGCGTACTTGGCGGTTGTCGCCTCCAATTCTGAAATAAGAATGCTGTCACAGGAGACATGATTTGCTTTACACCTTCAATTACCCAAGCACCGCAGATCCATTGGCTGTTTTCGGGGTGTGGGTTACGATTACTTAGCTCAGCCAAGCGCTAGTCAGCAGCATAGCCTCTGCCGCCTCGACGTCACTCCGACAAATCGGAACTGCGCTAAGTCTCATTGCACGTCGTCTTGACCTCTGCCCCGATAGTACCCAATATTCAGCCATGACAACACTCCCAACAAGCAAACCCTGTCCCTTCTGCGCCCTGGGCGAACGTGAGCTTCTGGCCAGCAATACCAGCGGTTTTTCTATTTTCGACAATTACCCCATTTCGCCCGGCCATGCGCTGATCATCCCCCGGCGACATGTCGGCTCCTTCTTTGAGTTGTCGAAGACGGAGCGGGACGATCTGTTTGATCTGATTGAGCAAGTGAAGGCGAAGCTTGACGGTCAGTTTGCGCCTGACAGCTATAACATCGGCATCAACGATGGGCCCGCAGCAGGTCAGACAATCGGGCACTGCCATATCCATCTGATCCCCCGCTATCGGGGGGACATGCCGGACCCGCGTGGCGGCGTGCGCTGGATTATCCCCGGCAAAGCCGACTACTGGTCGAAACCATGAGCACGCTATCCGCTAAAGCTCAGCTCGCCTTTCTGGAAAAAATTCAGCGTCTGTTTGATGAAGGCGAATTCACTGCCACCTACAAGTTTGCCTTGATGCTGACACTGACCGAACTGGCAATCGAGCGCGGCACGGATGATGACGCGCAGCTGGCTTTGCCGCTCGATATTGTGGCGGAGCGATTCATGCTGCTGTACTGGCGTCAGGCGAGCACATTTGGGCGCGCTACAGAGGATAATAAACACGGCTTACTGATTCAGAATCTGGGCAAGCAGGCGGCGGTCATCAATCGTATTCGGGATATTTACCATGATGTGAATGGTAACCCTGCCAGGGCGCCGGGCCACCGCGATTGGCGAAAAACGGTCACCAGCGTGCGTGGCATTGTTCACAACATGCCACTTCGTCACTTGCAGATCATCGGCGGCCAGAATGATCGCTTTCTATATGACTACCCATGCCTGAACAAAACGCTTGTTTTGAAACGCGGCGTCAGCCATCACTTACGCCGCTTCAGTCCCTTGATTCAGCAACTGGCGAAAGCGGGTTGGATTGAGCATATTCGCAGCAACAGTCGTAACGCATCCTTGCTCGGCAAGAAGGATGATCTTGAAGCCTTTATGTTTGGCACGCCACGGGCACAACTCACAAAAGTTGCAGAGGATTTAACACTGCGCCAGAACGGACGCTGCTTCTATTGTCAGAAGAAACTTCACGACGCTGTCGAGGTGGATCACTTTATCCCCTGGTCGCGATATCCACGCGACACGGCTCATAATTTTGTAGTGGCGCATCGCGGCTGCAATAATGACAAACGCGACATGCTGGCAGCAAAAAAACATCTGGAACGGTGGCTGGAGCGAAACGATCGCTGCGGTCATGAATTAGGTGAGTCATTGGCCAGCCACGGTTTTGTCGCCGACATCGGCAGCTCGCTGGAAGTGGCGCGCTGGGCTTATGGCGAAGCGGTCAGAATGCAGGGTATTGCCTGGATTGCCCCGCGCCGACAGACGGAGGCAATCGATCCGCAGTATCTGGCAGCATTCAAATGCTGATCAGCGAGTAAAGATCTGGTTAAACGGATTGTTGCCGAATCCATCACCGATGCGGATAAAGCCATGCTCGGTCACCTGATGGCAGCTATTGCATGATTGCACCACGCCGGCAAATGCAGTTCGCATGCCCTGCAAGTTTTCTTCATCCAGTCTGTCTTCCAGCGTTTCCAGTGCAGGCTCGAGCATTGATTCTGTCAATTCGGCAATCGGGAAGCCATCATAGGACTCAACAGAGTCAATCAGATCCTCAACCGCTTCCTCCAATTCGTGATGGTAGAAATCGATCAATTCAAGATTACCCGCCTCAATGGAAAGCGCCAGCTTATGTGTCCAGTACTGCATGTCCTTCATTTGCACCGCCAGGCCAGGCGTATAAGTTTGCACGCTGGAATTAACGCTACAGCCAGTCACCAGAACAGTACTGGCAGCAATGGCGGCAGTCATCAGTCTTGCAGTGTGTATCATACGGCGGTGTCCTTCTCTTATCGTTTAATTATCGCCAGTTTGTCTTGTCACGCACCAAAAGTCGAGACTGCATCGACGTAATACCATCGCCCCCCAACCCGAATAAACCGCGACCGCTCATGATGCACCTGAACCTGCCCATCATCGTCACACCAATATGCCTTGAACTCCACCATGGCGCTATCACCCGATTGACTGCTATCCAGCACCTCCAGCTTCACCCAATCGGTATCTGACGCACCCATATCCTGCGCACTGACGGCGGGCCGGGTATCCGGATGCCAGGTCTGCAGCAGGTAGTCACCCAGGCCACCAATCGCAAAAGCACTGTAGCGCGAGCGCATCAGTTGCTTTGCGGTGCGGGCGTGGTGTTTGCCGGTGTGCAGTGGGCCGCAGCAAGCGGCGTAGCGTTTGCCACTGTCGCAGGGGCAGGTTTGTGGATAGCATTTGTCCTTGTCCATAGGGAGCTCCGCGAGCTTGGTCATAGCCCGTGTTATAACGACCAACGTGCAATATTGGCAAATTTTCTGATGGGCAGCTATCCTGACCGCCTCAAGAGGAGATCAACCATGACCATTAACAGCCAGCAGGACATCGACGGCATTTTGCGTGTTGGCCGCGTGGTGACGATTGTGCGCGACACCATGCTGGATGCGCTGGAGCCGGTGGATATTGTCACTCGCGGCGCGCCCATTGTTGCGACCTGCTCCGTAGCAGCGTAATGGTCCAGTCATGAGTAAGTCGCAAGACACAAGCTTTCTGGCCGAGGCCATTAACCTGGCGGTTGACTCCGTGCAAAGCGCCGGCGGGCCGTTTGGGGCGGTGATTGTCTGTGAAGGTGAGGTGATTGCCCGCGCCAGCAATCGGGTCACCGTTAATCACGATGCGTCGGCACATGCCGAGGTTGAGGCTATCCGCCAGGCCGGCGCCCGGCTGGGGCGTCCGCATCTGCAGGATTGTGTGCTGTACGCCAGTTGTGAGCCCTGCCCCATGTGTCTGGCGGCTGCATTGTGGGCCCACATTCCGCGAATTGTGTTTGCGGCCCCGCATGCGCAGGCCATTCGTGCGGGTTTTGCGGATACTGACATCGCCATGCAGCTTTACGGTCAGGCACGGCCGGTGGCACCGGCACAGGGCCTGCTGACCCATCTGGATCTGCCGCAGGCCGCCTCACCCTTTGATGCCTGGCTGGCTAAAACCGACCGCGAGGCTTACTGATCCCTAGCTCTGCATATCCGCAATAAAGCGGTCAGATTCGGCGATGGCCGCCTGCATGGCATTGATCAGGTTGTCGACATCGGTATTGATGGTGTCCAGCTCGCCGCGCAGGGAGGAGATGGCGCGGGCGTTCAGGTTGTGCTTCAGGTACAGCACATTGTCGCGCAGGTTATCCAGTACCGGATCCAGTGTGGATTCGGCTCGGTTCATGGCCTGCATCAGCCGGCCGTAACGATCGCGGGTCGCTTGAAGTTGTCGCTCACTGTCGCTGCGAAGTTCGGGATTGCTGTATAACTCCAGCTCATCCTGCCATTCATCAAACAGCGCTTCAGCCACATCTTCAACCGCTGCAATGCGGTCGCGGATCCGTGTTGCAGCCCGTTCGCTGTTTTCGAACTCGGTCTCCAGCCGGTTGTAGACCTGCTGCAGCTCGCCGCCGTCAAACTCAACCACGCTGCGAAACTGCTCCAGTGCGTCCTTGAATTGCTGTTGCCCCTCTTCCTGAGCGGTCTGCGCTTCCCCGATGCGACTGACCAGGATATCGCGCTTGGGGACACCCAGGCGCTCCATGGTGCCGTAATAGGCGGATGAGCAGGCCGTCAGCGCCATCAGGCAAAGCAGCGACAGCGCTTTCAGGGCTTTCATCGGTCTCTCTCCCGGCTGTTGATGGCCTTGACGATACGGTCGGCACGCTTGTCATCCAGATGGCTGTGCACCACAAACAGCGCGTGGATCATGCCGGGTATCCAGAAAGCCAGGGTCAGAAAGATATTCAGAATGCCCTGAAACGGCTTACCGCACAGAAAGACCGCCAGCGGTGGCAGTATGATGGCAATCAGATAACGCATGATGTCTACCCTCGATCCTGATCTCTGATAAAGTGATGGCAACTAGCCGGCTGCATTGACAGCAAACGCTTGACCTTGCCACCCTGTCCTGGCTCAAACTATAAATTATTGTCACTGGAAAGCGAAACAGTATGTCGGAACAACTGCAAATCAGCATCGAAGGCTTAAGTTGTGCGTCCTGCGTGGGACGTGCTGAACAGGCATTGCGCAACACTCCGGGGGTGGAGTCCGCCAATGTAAACCTGGCGAATGAGCGCGCTGATGTGACTATAAGCGACGGCACGGAGGTCAGCACCCTGAGCGATGCACTGCAAACCGCTGGTTATCCGGCGCGCATGGAAACCCGCGAATACAGCATCAGCGGCATGAGTTGCGCATCCTGCGTGGGGCGCGTGGAGAAAGCCCTGAAGGCGATTCCCGGCGTTATCTCCGCCAATGTCAATCTGGCTACCGAGTCCGCCCACGTCGAGGCGCTGCTGGGTAGCGCGAGTGACGAACA from Pseudohongiella spirulinae encodes:
- a CDS encoding HIT family protein gives rise to the protein MTTLPTSKPCPFCALGERELLASNTSGFSIFDNYPISPGHALIIPRRHVGSFFELSKTERDDLFDLIEQVKAKLDGQFAPDSYNIGINDGPAAGQTIGHCHIHLIPRYRGDMPDPRGGVRWIIPGKADYWSKP
- a CDS encoding HNH endonuclease; this encodes MSTLSAKAQLAFLEKIQRLFDEGEFTATYKFALMLTLTELAIERGTDDDAQLALPLDIVAERFMLLYWRQASTFGRATEDNKHGLLIQNLGKQAAVINRIRDIYHDVNGNPARAPGHRDWRKTVTSVRGIVHNMPLRHLQIIGGQNDRFLYDYPCLNKTLVLKRGVSHHLRRFSPLIQQLAKAGWIEHIRSNSRNASLLGKKDDLEAFMFGTPRAQLTKVAEDLTLRQNGRCFYCQKKLHDAVEVDHFIPWSRYPRDTAHNFVVAHRGCNNDKRDMLAAKKHLERWLERNDRCGHELGESLASHGFVADIGSSLEVARWAYGEAVRMQGIAWIAPRRQTEAIDPQYLAAFKC
- a CDS encoding YchJ family protein gives rise to the protein MDKDKCYPQTCPCDSGKRYAACCGPLHTGKHHARTAKQLMRSRYSAFAIGGLGDYLLQTWHPDTRPAVSAQDMGASDTDWVKLEVLDSSQSGDSAMVEFKAYWCDDDGQVQVHHERSRFIRVGGRWYYVDAVSTFGA
- a CDS encoding nucleoside deaminase encodes the protein MSKSQDTSFLAEAINLAVDSVQSAGGPFGAVIVCEGEVIARASNRVTVNHDASAHAEVEAIRQAGARLGRPHLQDCVLYASCEPCPMCLAAALWAHIPRIVFAAPHAQAIRAGFADTDIAMQLYGQARPVAPAQGLLTHLDLPQAASPFDAWLAKTDREAY
- a CDS encoding DUF2959 domain-containing protein, whose protein sequence is MKALKALSLLCLMALTACSSAYYGTMERLGVPKRDILVSRIGEAQTAQEEGQQQFKDALEQFRSVVEFDGGELQQVYNRLETEFENSERAATRIRDRIAAVEDVAEALFDEWQDELELYSNPELRSDSERQLQATRDRYGRLMQAMNRAESTLDPVLDNLRDNVLYLKHNLNARAISSLRGELDTINTDVDNLINAMQAAIAESDRFIADMQS
- a CDS encoding YqaE/Pmp3 family membrane protein is translated as MRYLIAIILPPLAVFLCGKPFQGILNIFLTLAFWIPGMIHALFVVHSHLDDKRADRIVKAINSRERDR